The following nucleotide sequence is from Montipora foliosa isolate CH-2021 unplaced genomic scaffold, ASM3666993v2 scaffold_435, whole genome shotgun sequence.
TAGCAGAGTTCCTTAAGCCGTTACCTGACGACGCGTTGCTACTCAGGGAATTGGAAGGGAATGGGTTCCAGTTCTTGCGCGCGCGAATCTTTTCTAACGTCATCGGCTCATCAACAAAAGAGAAAGTGGACATTGGTGCTAAGTTCTTCCGAGCGGTCTCGGCCGCCGCCCCATTGACAACGTCAGCTATCGCAACAGCACGCACCGTGGCACGTACCGCGGCTATGGCAGGTACGCGCGTGGCGCACTACGTTGGCTCTGCCATAAGCGTAGTGTTCATCCCTTTAGATGTTACTCTGTTAGTGAGATCATCTTTGGAACTCCATCGTGGATCCACATCCTCGGCTGTGGAGGACATTAGACAGAGATTGAGTGATATGAGGTGTCCAGATGTGGAAGAAATTCAAGGTTTGGTAGAAAGTTTCATCGATGACAAATTTAATGAGGCGTATAACAAGATGaatgacaaaacaaacaaagaaaatggtGTTGGTGATGTTTGAGACGAAAGCGGTAATAAAGCTCAAGCTAAGGCGAGGAACTGATATGGGTTGTGCCCTAAGCAAATCCTAAGTGAGGGCAGAATAGCGCTACTAGAGCGTTTTTGAAACAACCAATTACATGTTTGTAATACGTAGTCGGAAACCTCATTTGTAGTGCAGTTTCCTTATACCTTAGACTATAGGAGTATTTAGCATTTTCTGTAGCTAGGAAAGACGAGAAATTTATTCTATTTAAACTCGAAGAAAAGGGGCAATTATTTTTCAAGATTATAAAGCCCTTTCCGGAGGGGCTGGAAGGGGTTTCTCGTGATCCGTGAATTGACCCGACAACAGAGCGTGTATCGGGAAAACTGAAGAAATACAGCCGTGATTCGTGAATAATATGTATACCGTGATGCGTGATCCTTAAAAGTTGTAGTGCGTGAATCGAGATTTCTGCCCTTAAAATTTCGTGACCATCAGACAACCCTTACatgaatacatgtaatttgtctgTCAAGATGGTTCGAAATAGGTCTTCTGTCATTGTTATGTAACGTAATATGCCATTCTcgtttattactgggttgcctttgggcaaacccagtcgaggtctacgtttagtttgtttgttttctttcttttttactgggttgcctatgggcaaacccagtcgaggtctacgtttagtttgtttgttttgtttttttttttttttttcgttttttttttttttttttttttccgtgtcggtaaaagtcttgcctgtcactcccctggtaagtagtgtctttgtgtatagagccttctgcgcgtattttcttaggatcgagagggtagtggaactgcgtagatttctcttgtggacacagtagaatcattaacttagcctgcaatggcgtcgaaagtcatgcaacgcgaatggcgttttagtggatccttaaacaaaatatacccttatggagctcaataatggaaagtcagttggataaactaggcatgaatctcaaaagcgacgagtactggacttcgacaacaatctatcgcccgtcgagacgaaatcaaagtgagcagtatttacgtgaagtacatggtaatttgacacaattgagtttcttgtcttcacgcacgcaatcaaataggaagaggttttcgcctctaagagcaaatatgttgtttgtttcaataaaattttcgctggaaaaggattctgtggtattttctgcctttgtgaattataatatcttgttgtgtattgaattttcgagcttaaggttcaaatgtgatatgggagaagttttttagtattgctctgtaagcaggaagggttcacagcctgttggaagcgtgcttgagtttcaacaaaatgagccccaaaatcagtgaaaacttgtgacgcagatgaataataaagtagctgctatttccaaaatgatggaattacctggtgataaataacgtcgtacgcgtcttggagagtaaattttgactttgcataaacaagacttgggcgattgtgatctttgttttgacttcgctcatttcattgtcaaactttatcacacttgacagaaaaagaaacttacaaaaacccggtatcttgggcatatgaattacggggtggtgacttctttgcctaaaagcaactcacttaacgaaactgtcctttttgaaacaacaacaaggattcaaacagcttcaattcttacacagttcgataaaacatgcggtggggcaaccaaagtgatgggagctgtgttggggtttcagtgtgaaagtacaaacggctactaacactcttataactcttttttcattattattttattaacccacagtctgcagtctgcattttaccctcagtctgcattttatccctggtctgcagtctgcagtctgcgttttacactgaccggttatttgagtggtttttagcaacagaggttaattattcgtaatgcgatcgcttccgttgccgttagcaatgggtcgcaaatttgacacttttatcgcattatcacattacgcattgaaccacgttatctattattcctaaaaatctaaaaatattcgtgccttatcagttttcggtcgaatttatgtccaagaaggcagataaattgcagaaaatattagttttgcatccaaaaattcgtaatcaacgctaaaatgaccaaattttgcctagaaaacatattttactgttatttttcttaaattttttcgttcaactttcgcttttataaaatgtttcagttttctgtaaataagttatgtgctgttggaaagcttattttcttagctttaaaatgatgtattttttccccctaacttaaatattttttgagaaaaaaaaaacattttttggcgatggctgatttaccgcggttttctcgcggttgggaaagtaggaagaagagttaggccagtagccaggtttttaacctgagaaaaggatctgtttcgtcgtacgaacgtgtgaggacctgtgagccaaagggcctctgctggtatgacttctgggtgaccccttaataacttcttactaaccgagcgcgagggctgtactgccagggaaatattggcccgaggtcgtggcagtacagaccgagcgcagcgaggtccgtgcaaaaacgacccagggccaatattccccagtacggctcgagctagctcggttagtaagtagtttattatatggttttttaattaccttttgctttgtttttgcaagcccgtaatcggcccgtgggccaaTCACAATTTGCCCGGAACGCTGCACGCCCGGggaggagggggtgggggggaggtactcccatatggaacagacggagatgctcgtcgtctcgcttaggggtgtaaattttggattttggtctcgcttagggtgtttcgggcaaagcgccaatattttaagccgccaaggtcaaaatttgcttaagtcacgcccagattggtctcctttaggagtcacaaaaagcttgagccacgcccagatggtctccttcaggggttaaatttaaaatttccgactagcatccccgtgtgttccatatgggtgtcccccccccccccccttccggggctgcacgtaccacaggcaacccagtgtaccctcacggagggtctagtttttttttgtttctttgtttttttttttttccgtgtcggtaaaagtcttgcctgtcactcccctggtaagtagtgtctttgtgtatagagccttctgcgcgtattttcttaggatcgagagggtagtggaactgcgtagatttctcttgtggacacagtagaatcattaacttagcctgcaatggcgtcgaaagtcatgcaacgcgaatggcgttttagtggatccttaaacaaaatatacccttatggagctcaataatggaaagtcagttggataaactaggcatgaatctcaaaagcgacgagtactggacttcgacaacaatctatcgcccgtcgagacgaaatcaaagtgagcagtatttacctgaagtacatggtaatttgacacaattgagtttcttgtcttcacgcacgcaatcaaataggaagaggttttcgcctctaagagcaaatgtgttgtttgtttcaataaaattttcgctggaaaaggattctgtggtattttctgcctttgtgaattataatatcatgttgtgtattgaattttcgagcttaaggttcaaatgtgatatgggagaagttttttagtattgctctgtaagcaggaagggttcacaggcctgttggaagcgtgcttgagtttcaacaaaatgagccccaaaatcagtgaaaacttgtgacgcagatgaataataaagtagctgctatttccaaaatgatggaattacctggtgataaataacgtcgtacgcgtcttggagagtaaatttttgactttgcataaacaagacttgggcgattgtgatcttcgtTTTGACtccgctcatttcattgtcaaactttataacacttgacagaaaaagaaacttacaaaaacccggtatcttgccatcatttgacacagatacttcactgtttggcgagtaaacatgccgcggtaacttcatcacggcgcccgctgaattccggcgatgtcactttcgattttgcgatttatttgtgtagccaaaacgtacaataacaaaattgaacgttgcaaaaatctcccaaaatgtttgtcgctgatcgtaactttttatattctatattcacggttcaaaataaatgttgttttcatgtcgtaaatatgttattctcgagcgatcgtcctggaaacttccttctgctctttctaaaaactttgtatcaatatttatttacttttgcatcaatatttgtttttgcataaagcaagctaacaaaatctgtaccttgctgagttcgcatttgttagcgttaatagtattttcggtccgatgcttctgttttatgaggggtatattattttggtctcccatccaaacactaaccccgcccaacaagcgcttaacttcagtgaaacttcggtattacaaagttgtcagatgctcagagggcacgtttaaacttgtggtcaaaagaagtttatcaacatgtcagcccagaagccagtgtttctcacttcccatttattttcttcaatctttctgggttcagtactttgctagtaaccacatgtcttctcagactatttacccaagacttctaccatggcactacaatgatagacaataccaaaacaatatcgtgcactgttagagctacatattacgcaaggacaggtctgtttcgtcgtacgaacgtgtgaggacctgtgagccaaagggcctcgtctggtatgacttcttaatgaccgcccaacttgaaaaaaattgtctggaacggtgcatgtaccacaggcaacccagtgtaccctcacggagggtctagttttcaATTTAGTTCACTTCCGTGTTGgactcaacctcgttcccagggtctcgctcgccccaggcgttaagatgagagaccctgggaacgaggttgtgttgGACTAACCATTCGGTTTTCAATGTAACAATACTTGAAGTTTCTCAGCACTTATTTTTAACATGATCTGTATTCAGACACTTTGTTTtgccaataaaatattcaaatttattcTCAACTTGGTCCAACTTCTCTGCTTCCCTCGTCTCGACAAAGGAGGCatagaagaccctgggaacgaggttgaagaaATGGTCTGCTCTATTTTTAGAAAATCCGCTTGAAGCACACGTTTGATGTgcatttttcactgttttttttttaggaagtgCTCCGTCAACAATGGCGAAAGATGATAATAGAGACGATGTAGCAGCAACTAAGGATTCGCTTATTGTCAACCAAATCAGAGAGGGGTTTGAAGAGTTACGCAGACTGAGAATGGAATTAATTGACGCCTTTGTTCAGTGGATACCGATCAGGCGGCGTACTTTAAAGCGGTTGGAAGAGCTGGCGACAAAACTAGACGAACATCACAGGAATGTGAACATAGCAACCATTACAGGAGCATCCATGGGCACTGTAGGAGGTATTCTGTCTCTGGCAGGTCTCATCACTGCACCTTTCACATTTGGTGCTGGGTTGATTGTGTCTATTGTGGGAGCTGCGGTTGGTGGTACAGGAGGACTGGCTATGTCAGGCTCCAAAGTTGTTGAGAAGATCTTGGAAAATTTACGTCTCAAAGATGTTCAGTTGGCAATTGATGAGGATCACACAGCTTGCGTTGAACTTGAACAGCAGTTAGACTCCCTGAAAGATTTTATCTCTCAGTTAGCAGAGTTCCTTAAGCCGTTACCTGACGACGCGTTGCTACTCAGGGAATTGGAAGGGAATGGGTTCCAGTTCTTGCGCGCGCGAATCTTTTCTAACGTCATCGGCTCATCAACAAAAGAGAAAGTGGACATTGGTGCTAAGTTCTTCCGAGCGGTCTCGGCCGCCGCCCCATTGACAACGTCAGCTATCGCAACAGCACGCACCGTGGCACGTACCGCGGCTATGGCAGGTACGCGCGTGGCGCACTACGTTGGCTCTGCCATAAGCGTAGTGTTCATCCCTTTAGATGTTACTCTGTTAGTGAGATCATCTTTGGAACTCCATCGTGGATCCACATCCTCGGCTGTGGAGGACATTAGACAGAGATTGAGTGATATGAGGTGTCCAGATGTGGAAGAAATTCAAGGTTTGGTAGAAAGTTTCATCGATGACAAATTTAATGAGGCGTATAACAAGATGaatgacaaaacaaacaaagaaaatggtGTTGGTGATGTTTGAGACGAAAGCGGTAATAAAGCTCAAGCTAAGGCGAGGAACTGATATGGGTTGTGCCCTAAGCAAATCCTAAGTGAGGGCAGAATAGCGCTACTAGAGCGTTTTTGAAACAACCAATTACATGTTTGTAATACGTAGTCGGAAACCTCATTTGTAGTGCAGTTTCCTTATACCTTAGACTATAGGAGTATTTAGCATTTTCTGTAGCTAGGAAAGACGAGAAATTTATTCTATTTAAACTCGAAGAAAAGGGGCAATTATTTTTCAAGATTATAAAGCCCTTTCCGGAGGGGCTGGAAGGGGTTTCTCGTGATCCGTGAATTGACCCGACAACAGAGCGTGTATCGGGAAAACTGAAGAAATACAGCCGTGATTCGTGAATAATATGTATACCGTGATGCGTGATCCTTAAAAGTTGTAGTGCGTGAATCGAGATTTCTGCCCTTAAAATTTCGTGACCATCAGACAACCCTTACatgaatacatgtaatttgtctgTCAAGATGGTTCGAAATAGGTCTTCTGTCATTGTTATGTAACGTAATATGCCATTCTcgtttattactgggttgcctttgggcaaacccagtcgaggtctacgtttagtttgtttgttttctttcttttttactgggttgcctatgggcaaacccagtcgaggtctacttttattttttttgttttatttttttttttttttttcgtttttttttttttttttttttccgtgtcggtaaaagtcttgcctgtcactcccctggtaagtagtgtctttgtgtatagagccttctgcgcgtattttcttaggatcgagagggtagtggaactgcgtggatttctcttgtggacacagtagaatcattaacttagcctgcaatggcgtcgaaagtcatgcaacgcgaatggcgttttagtggatccttaaacaaaatatacccttatggagctcaataatggaaagtcagttggataaactaggcatgaatctcaaaagcgacgagtactggacttcgacaacaatctatcgcccgtcgagacgaaatcaaagtgagcagtatttacgtgaagtacatggtaatttgacacaattgagtttcttgtcttcacgcacgcaatcaaataggaagaggttttcgcctctaagagcaaatatgttgtttgtttcaataaaattttcgctggaaaaggattctgtggtattttctgcctttgtgaattataatatcttgttgtgtattgaattttcgagcttaaggttcaaatgtgatatgggagaagttttttagtattgctctgtaagcaggaagggttcacagc
It contains:
- the LOC137988936 gene encoding apolipoprotein L4-like gives rise to the protein MAKDDNRDDVAATKDSLIVNQIREGFEELRRLRMELIDAFVQWIPIRRRTLKRLEELATKLDEHHRNVNIATITGASMGTVGGILSLAGLITAPFTFGAGLIVSIVGAAVGGTGGLAMSGSKVVEKILENLRLKDVQLAIDEDHTACVELEQQLDSLKDFISQLAEFLKPLPDDALLLRELEGNGFQFLRARIFSNVIGSSTKEKVDIGAKFFRAVSAAAPLTTSAIATARTVARTAAMAGTRVAHYVGSAISVVFIPLDVTLLVRSSLELHRGSTSSAVEDIRQRLSDMRCPDVEEIQGLVESFIDDKFNEAYNKMNDKTNKENGVGDV
- the LOC137988934 gene encoding apolipoprotein L4-like; protein product: MAKDDNRDDVAATKDSLIVNQIREGFEELRRLRMELIDAFVQWIPIRRRTLKRLEELATKLDEHHRNVNIATITGASMGTVGGILSLAGLITAPFTFGAGLIVSIVGAAVGGTGGLAMSGSKVVEKILENLRLKDVQLAIDEDHTACVELEQQLDSLKDFISQLAEFLKPLPDDALLLRELEGNGFQFLRARIFSNVIGSSTKEKVDIGAKFFRAVSAAAPLTTSAIATARTVARTAAMAGTRVAHYVGSAISVVFIPLDVTLLVRSSLELHRGSTSSAVEDIRQRLSDMRCPDVEEIQGLVESFIDDKFNEAYNKMNDKTNKENGVGDV